The DNA sequence ATCTCGGTGCCCGCGTCGAGATCGATGCACAGGACGTCGTCGTCCATGCGGGCCGGGTACCGGCGCGAGATCGTCGTATCGATGTCGTAGAACGCGGTGAACGCCGAACCGGCCACCATCACCGGACCGGTGCCGGCGCTGCGGCCAGCTCCGCGTACCGCGTAGCCGTGCGGCACGTCGTCGCCGACGCCGCGGATGCCGACGATGCCGCCCTCGCGGTCGTAGAGTAGTTCCACGCACTCGGGGGCGTCCATGAGCGTGTAGGCGGCGCGGTTGATCGAAATGACGCCGCGTTTCTGGATGCTCACCGACGGTGCCCGCCGCAGGGACGTGTTGCGCTTGTCGAACACCTCGAATGCCATCTGCCACCTCCAGAAGGTGATGCTATCGCAGTCGCATGCACCGGTACCTATACGGCATCAACAGACGTCTAAGGCGGACGACGTGCGCGTGCTTGCAGAGCAGGAGATACCGGTCTGCAGATATGCATCGCTCCCATCGCCTCCAACGCGCACAAGACGTCATATAGCGATACTTATCGCCCTTCATGTGCTATAGAATTAGTGACAGATTATGTGACAGTGCCGAGCGCTCTGGCGCACTTGGCGAGGACTGTCACGTGAACGGTCGTATAAGTGACAGTGGGTGGAAGGGGAGTGGTCGGCGGTGTGGGTGGGCTATGCGCGGGTGTCGAAGGACGACGGATCGCAGTCGACCGCTCTGCAACGCGACGCACTCCTCGAGGCCGGCGTCGACGAGCGGGTGATCTACGAGGACCGGGCGTCGGGAGCGAAGGCCGACCGGCCCCTGTTGGAAGCGTGCCTGCGCTCGCTGCGCGAAGGCGACACCCTGGTGGTGTGGAAGCTCGACCGGCTCGGCCGGAGTCTGCGGCATCTGGTGACGATCGTCGAGGACCTCACCGACAGGGGAGTGGGCATCAAGGTGCTCAGCGGGCAGGGTGCGGCGATCGACACCACCACGGCATCGGGCAAGCTCGTGTTCGGGATCTTCGCGGCGCTCGCGGAGTTCGAACGCGAACTCATCTCCGAGCGCACCAAGGCGGGGTTGGCGTCGGCGAGGGCCCGGGGGCGTCGGGGTGGCCGCCCGTACAAGATGACGCCGGCGAAGCTGCGTCTGGCGATGGCGGCGATGGCGGATAGGGACACGCATGTCGGGGCGTTGTGTGTGGAGCTCGACATCACCCGGCAGACGCTCTACCGGCACGTGTCACCTACAGGGGAGCTGCGCGAAGATGGGCGCAAACTCCTGGCGGAGCGGCCCGCGGTGGCCGCGCCACGCTCGGGTGCGTCGGCCCGCCCCGACAGCGACGGCGCCACGCCGCATGCTGAGCAGGCCGGCCCGGTGGCCCGCCGGTCAGACCATGCCGGGGAAGTGCCCGTGGTCACAGCGCGGGTGCAGCCCGGGGCGAAAGGCGACGATGGCGCCGCCGGGACGGCGGATGAGTTAGCGTGTCCAGGATGTGGGTATCGGCCGACCCGGCCGCGTGATCTCATCCCGCACCGTGAGGACCTGGCCACGGTGTGGCTGCACGTCGACGGCGACCTGGTGTCCGAGGGGCGGCATTGCGCCCGTTGCCAGCCCCACGACCGGGTCCGCGCGATTACGTGCAGCCGGTGCGGTGACGGGCCGCTGCTGACCGGGACAGGTGGCGGCGGAGTGCTGCCTGCGGCGGCGGCCGACTGGCTGCGCCACCACGGGTGGACGACGACGCCGGAGCTGATCTGCGATGACCATGCTTGATCGTCCTGCCGAACCCGACAGTGGCCGCGAGCGCGGGGTGTTGTCGGCAGTCAGTTGCAGGCGGTGCCCGTGGTCCCAGGCGACTGCACCGTCGGGCGTTGCAGAGCTTGCGGCCCTGCGCCGCCGCTACGGTTTCCGGGTCGATGGCAGCCTCTCGCCGCAGGACGCTGATTAGGCCGGTCGGCTCCAACACCGCCAACGTCACCTGTTCGTGCACCAGACCCAAGTGGCGTGCCCGTGTCGCGTGCCGAATTGTGACGATGGCCAGGTCTTACTCGGCGTCGGCTTCCGTGGTGGCGACAGGGCGCTGACTCAATTCGCTATCCAGGCGGAGCAACCCGGGACCGTCGTCACCGGTCAACTTGAGCTGACCGATGATTTCGCTGATCGTCGATTCTTCTTCGATTTGCTCGGAGAGGAACCAGCTCAACAGCGGACGGGAATCGAAGTCGTGGCACTGTTCGGCGGCTTGGACCAGCTCTCGTATTGCCGCAGATACCTTCTGTTCGTGGTCGAGGGCCGAGGTGAAGCACTCCAACGCGGTACCGGCAACTACCTGCGGCGCCGAGACGGTACCGATCTTCGGGTGGTTGCCGCGGTCAGCGAGGTGATCGATGAACTTATTGGCGTGCACGATCTCCTCGTCGGCCTGGTGCCGCAGCCATGCGGCCATGCCGGGGAGATCACGCAGATCCATCTCGATCGCGAGTTGCCGGTACACCATGGATGCCTCGAATTCCAGAAGGATTTGCCGATTGAAGGCGTCTTCGAGTTCTCTACCAAGCATCATGACCCCACTCTAACCAGCCAGGGCAGGGCCAGGCCGTGCCTGCCTGTGCCCAGAGCCAGCCGCTCAGGCTACGTGACCTGCGCGGTCACCTGATCGTGCAGCAGTGCCCACAAAGGGACAGCGTTGACCAATCCCCTGATCCCGAGACGGCGTTGTGTGGGGGCCGGCGACGGCGAGCGTGGCGGCTTTGCGCTGATGGCCCGGCACCTCGAAGCCTGCGCGCTCGATGACGCTGCCGTAGCACCGTGGGGCCGGCGCCGTGGGTATCACTGAGTCGGATATGGGCGCCCCTGGTTCCCGACATCTTGGCCGCAGGATCGCCGTGGAGCATCATCGGTGCTGCCGACGGGAAACTCGGCGGCACCGACAGGAGGTTCGTGCTGAATGGGGCAGACGGCTCTGAACGTACTGATAGCGATCGTGGTGGCGATCGTGTCGATCGCCATGATCATCGCGGTGGCGCGGCGGGTGATCGGCATCCACGTGGGACTGACCCGGTCGGCGCTTGCCGCGGTGGTGGCGCTCGGTACGGAGCTGGGCTTCGAGTCGCAGGT is a window from the Tomitella gaofuii genome containing:
- a CDS encoding ferritin translates to MMLGRELEDAFNRQILLEFEASMVYRQLAIEMDLRDLPGMAAWLRHQADEEIVHANKFIDHLADRGNHPKIGTVSAPQVVAGTALECFTSALDHEQKVSAAIRELVQAAEQCHDFDSRPLLSWFLSEQIEEESTISEIIGQLKLTGDDGPGLLRLDSELSQRPVATTEADAE